A genomic segment from Glycine max cultivar Williams 82 chromosome 1, Glycine_max_v4.0, whole genome shotgun sequence encodes:
- the SGF14e gene encoding 14-3-3 protein SGF14e, producing MSAEKERETQVYLAKLAEQAERYEEMVECMKKVAKLDLDLTVEERNLLSVGYKNVIGARRASWRIMSSIEQKEESKGNEHNVKLIKSYCQKVEEELSKICGDILTIIDQHLIPSSASAEASVFYYKMKGDYFRYLAEFKTDQERKEAAEQSLKGYEAASATANTDLPSTHPIRLGLALNFSVFYYEIMNSPERACHLAKQAFDEAIAELDTLSEESYKDSTLIMQLLRDNLTLWTSDLPEDGGEDSIKAEETKPSEPEH from the exons ATGTCCGccgagaaagagagagagacccAGGTTTACTTGGCCAAGCTTGCCGAGCAGGCCGAGAGATACGAAG AAATGGTTGAGTGTATGAAGAAAGTAGCAAAACTTGATCTTGATCTAACTGTGGAAGAAAGGAACCTCCTCTCAGTGGGATACAAAAATGTGATTGGTGCACGAAGGGCCTCTTGGCGCATCATGTCCTCAATTGAGCAGAAGGAAGAGTCTAAGGGAAATGAGCACAATGTTAAACTGATCAAGAGTTACTGCCAAAAAGTTGAGGAGGAACTCTCCAAAATTTGTGGGGACATTCTGACTATTATAGACCAGCATTTGATTCCTTCTTCCGCATCAGCAGAAGCTAGTGTTTTCTACTATAAGAT GAAAGGTGATTATTTTCGGTATCTTGCTGAGTTCAAGACTGACCAAGAAAGGAAAGAGGCAGCTGAACAGTCACTGAAAGGATACGAG GCTGCTTCAGCCACTGCAAACACAGATCTTCCATCAACACATCCAATCCGTCTTGGACTTGCACTCAATTTCTCTGTCTTTTATTATGAGATAATGAACTCTCCTGAAAG GGCCTGCCATTTGGCTAAGCAAGCTTTTGATGAGGCAATTGCGGAGTTGGACACCCTGAGTGAAGAGTCATACAAGGACAGCACTTTGATCATGCAGCTGTTGAGAGACAACCTGACTCTCTGGACCTCTGATTTGCCTGAGGATGGAG GTGAGGACAGCATAAAAGCTGAAGAAACCAAACCTTCTGAGCCTGAG CATTGA